From one Eucalyptus grandis isolate ANBG69807.140 chromosome 9, ASM1654582v1, whole genome shotgun sequence genomic stretch:
- the LOC104420288 gene encoding psbQ-like protein 3, chloroplastic, whose translation MEATQPSLSRPRFQPNPSPLPLQHPTDHPRPFVSVTRRLALSSSLSSLVFSASPTILRPGPAKAFDFEFVKPGQTVEDAVGVVRGHARSLLAVKPLLELGSWEEAQREIHESSALLKQDVYTIIQSRPGGERPRLRKLYSDLFNGVSRMDYAARDRDGPLVWR comes from the coding sequence ATGGAAGCAACCCAGCCCTCGCTCTCTCGACCCAGATTCCAACCCAACCCCTCTCCGCTTCCGCTCCAACACCCCACGGACCACCCGCGCCCATTCGTCTCCGTCACCAGAAGACTCGCCCTGTCGTCCTCACTCTCTTCCCTGGTCTTCTCCGCCTCACCCACGATTCTCCGCCCTGGACCTGCAAAGGCCTTCGACTTCGAGTTCGTCAAGCCCGGCCAGACGGTCGAGGACGCTGTGGGCGTGGTCCGGGGCCACGCACGGTCGCTCCTGGCAGTGAAGCCCCTGCTCGAGTTGGGGTCGTGGGAGGAGGCGCAGAGGGAGATACACGAGAGCTCGGCCCTGCTGAAGCAGGACGTTTACACGATCATCCAGAGCAGGCCCGGGGGCGAGAGGCCGAGGCTGAGGAAGTTGTACTCGGACCTCTTCAATGGCGTGTCGAGGATGGACTACGCCGCAAGGGATCGGGACGGTCCTCTTGTGTGGCGGTGA